One genomic region from Pyxicephalus adspersus chromosome 1, UCB_Pads_2.0, whole genome shotgun sequence encodes:
- the LRRC32 gene encoding transforming growth factor beta activator LRRC32 has product MVASCQNKSLLQVPLELHVGIRSLNLSRNNLKNITKNPLSYYSFLEFLDLSSNKINFIEPNTFVNMVHLKEINLSDNNLDRFAFKSPGLGLLPNVQKLDLSRNSLYTDMSGSFIQNAPNLRYLSLAGNSIIMISQETFSGTPLLSEVDLHNNIIMDIEEGSFDHLVHLRKINLVMNSITCISKFNLHQLESLNLGKNSIRTFHTLDSEEEYYLKHVDLSDNKLVHFPILPTVNNLMTLNLSMNLISFDENSSHDELAWLEEEEPSRNTTMVNFFTLTHLDLSYNNIKSIPEDFFSTMPMLKFINLSQNCMEYFSFGNVVALNFLEELDLSGNSIQNMSLASISLPNLKILHLQNNQLQFVESKIFQRLPSIKYINLQSNNVELCGLNSEMNTENIKNEKCLSFFNISSLQHLNLRENMLKVIPERAFYGTSLTFLDVSRNFGLVIRQNALKGLERSLEVLHLEESAIFQLNVDLPLLVHLRYLNLSGNSLTWLPTWNRNCQLETLDLSNNSFSNLKDSNIPILENTLKTLSLTGNPLSCCENSWIIHMVRRNTVTINHLDATMCFNSNGQKEEIILGQASLENCENNDVKNTNTVIILTVVLVSLVTAIGVGSLACYCRQKLNQQFKA; this is encoded by the coding sequence ATGGTAGCATCATGTCAGAACAAGTCGCTGCTGCAGGTTCCATTGGAGCTTCACGTAGGCATTCGGTCCCTCAACCTTTCAAGGAACAATTTGAAGAACATCACCAAGAACCCATTGTCCTACTATTCCTTCCTGGAGTTTCTGGATCTCAGTAGCAACAAAATAAATTTCATTGAACCCAACACCTTTGTGAACATGGTTCACTTGAAGGAGATCAACCTTTCCGACAACAACTTGGATAGGTTTGCCTTTAAATCACCCGGATTGGGACTTTTACCAAATGTGCAAAAGTTGGACTTGTCAAGAAACAGCTTGTACACGGACATGTCAGGGAGTTTTATACAAAATGCCCCCAACCTTCGTTACCTTTCCTTAGCAGGCAATAGCATCATAATGATTTCCCAAGAGACTTTCTCAGGAACCCCTCTTTTATCAGAGGTAGaccttcataataatattatcatggaCATCGAGGAGGGCTCTTTCGACCACCTTGTGCATCTCAGGAAAATTAATCTGGTCATGAACTCCATTACCTGCATATCTAAATTTAACCTCCATCAGCTTGAAAGCCTCAATCTCGGCAAAAATAGCATTCGGACATTCCACACGTTGGATTCAGAAGAAGAATACTATCTCAAACATGTTGACTTAAGTGACAACAAACTTGTACATTTCCCTATTTTACCAACTGTTAACAATCTCATGACCTTAAATCTATCAATGAATCTCATAAGTTTTGATGAAAACTCATCTCACGATGAACTTGCTTGGTTAGAAGAAGAAGAACCATCAAGGAATACTACTATGGTTAATTTTTTCACACTTACCCATTTAGATTTAAGCTACAATAACATAAAATCTATACCAGAAGATTTTTTTAGCACCATGCCCATGCTCAAATTTATAAACCTGAGCCAGAACTGCATGGAATATTTTTCATTTGGCAACGTCGTTGCTTTGAACTTTTTGGAAGAACTTGACTTAAGTGGCAACTCCATACAGAATATGTCACTAGCTTCAATCTCTCTACCTAATTTGAAAATACTTCACTTGCAAAATAACCAGCTGCAGTTTGTTGAATCTAAAATCTTCCAAAGACTACCCAGCATTAAATATATTAATCTACAGAGCAATAATGTTGAGCTGTGTGGTCTCAACAGTGAAATGAACACTGAAAATATAAAGAATGAGAAGTGCCTATcgttttttaacatttcatctCTGCAACATTTAAACCTCAGAGAGAACATGTTAAAAGTCATCCCCGAACGTGCGTTTTATGGAACCTCATTGACTTTTCTAGATGTCTCCAGAAATTTTGGACTTGTTATAAGACAAAATGCTTTGAAGGGGTTGGAAAGATCTCTAGAAGTCCTACACTTAGAAGAAAGTGCTATCTTTCAGTTGAATGTTGACCTTCCTCTTCTAGTCCATTTAAGATATTTGAACTTGTCAGGAAATAGTTTAACCTGGTTGCCTACGTGGAACAGAAACTGTCAATTAGAAACGCTCGATCTGAGCAACAATAGCTTCAGCAATCTGAAGGACAGCAATATCCCGATATTGGAGAACACATTAAAAACTCTTTCTTTGACTGGGAATCCATTGAGTTGCTGTGAAAACAGTTGGATCATCCATATGGTCAGAAGAAACACTGTAACCATTAATCATCTTGATGCCACCATGTGTTTTAACTCTAATGGCCAGAAGGAAGAGATAATTCTTGGGCAGGCTAGTTTGGAAAACTGTGAAAACAACGATGTAAAGAACACGAACACAGTTATAATTTTAACGGTTGTCTTGGTTTCATTGGTGACTGCCATTGGCGTTGGATCTTTGGCTTGTTACTGTAGACAAAAACTTAACCAGCAATTTAAGGCTTAG